Genomic segment of Streptomyces sp. NA02950:
GTGTGCTGCCGCTGGTGGTGCGGGCCGGGGCGGGGTCCGTGCGGGACTCGATGTCGGTGATGGACCAGCTCCTCGCGGGAGCGGCCGACGACGGCGTGACCTACGCCATGGCCACCTCACTGCTCGGTTATACGGACGGCTCGCTGCTGGACGCGATCGTCGACGCCTTCGCTGCGACGGACGGGGCGGCCGCCTTCGAGGTCGTCAACCGTGTGATCGAGGGGGGCAACGACCCGCGGCGCTTTGTCGCCGACCTGCTGGAGCGGCTGCGCGATCTGGTGATCCTCGCGGCCGTGCCGGACGCGGCGGAGAAGGGGCTCATCGACGCCCCGGTCGATGTGGTCGAGCGGATGCAGGCGCAGGCATCGGTCTTCGGCGGTGCCGAGCTGAGCCGCGCGGCCGATCTGGTCAATGAGGGGCTCACGGAGATGCGCGGCGCCACCTCGCCGCGGCTCCAGCTGGAGTTGATCTGTGCTCGGGTGCTGCTGCCCGCCGCCTTTGACGACGAGCGGTCGGTCCAGTCGCGACTGGAGCGGCTGGAGCGGGGTGCCCTGGCGGGCGGCCTCGGCGGTGGTGCTGCCGGTGGTGCTACGGGCGCCGCGTCGCCCGCGATGGGGTACGTACCGGGGCCCGACGCCCATGCTCCGGCGGGCCCGTCCGGACCGGCTGGACCGGCCGGTCCAGCCGCCGCTCGTGCGGCCATGGGCGGTCGGGGTCCGGCTTCGGATGCCCCGGGCGGGCCTGCCCAGGGCGTGCCCGCTTCCGCCGGTCCGGCTTCTGGGTCGGGGTCTGGTTCGGGACCGGTGGAGCCTTCCGGGCCCGCCGGGGGCGGGTCGCGCCCCGGCGCATGGCCCTCCGGCGCCCAGCAGCCCCCCGCGGCCGCCACCCCCGCGGCCCCCGAAGGCGGCGGCGGAGCGGCCCGGCCCGGGGCCTGGCCCACCGCCTCGGCGCCCGGTTCCGGGGGAGGCCGTCCCGACGCGGATGCCTCGGGCGCGGGCCGTCAGCCCGGCGCCTGGCCCACCGCCGCCGCGGCCGGTGGCGCCCCGCCCGCACAGCCCACCACCCCTGCCCCGGCGGCCCCAGCCCAGCAGCCCCAGGGCGCCGCCCCCGCGCAGAACGCGCCGAACGCGCCGACCATGGCGCAGGGCGCCGTGCAGGTGCGCCAGATGTGGCCGGACATCCTGGAGGCGGTCAAGAACCGCCGCCGCTTCACCTGGATCCTGCTGAGTCAGAACGCGACGGTGTCCGGGTTCGACGGCACCACCCTCCAGATCGGCTTCTCCAACGCCGGTGCGCGTGACAGTTTCGTCAGCGGCGGCAGCGAGGACGTGCTGCGGCAGGCCCTCAGCGACTCCATCGGCGTGCAGTGGCGGATCGAGGCCATCGTCGATCCTTCCGGCGGCGGTGCTGGTGGTCCCGGGGGAGCGAGCGGCCCAGGGGGGTCCGGCGGCTTCGGCGGCGGTGGCTCAGGTGGCTCCGGTGGCCCCGGCGGGGGCTACGGCGGCGGCTTCACCAGCGGTGGTGGCGGCGGTGGCGGCTTCGGCGGCGGCCAGCCCGCGGCGCCGCAGCAGTCCGCCCCCCGGCCGGCCCCCGCCCCAGCCCCCGCGCCCGCAGCGCCCGGGCCCGCCCCGCGGCCCGCTGCCGGGGGCCCGCCCGCCGAGACATCGGCGTACCGGGAGCCCGAGCCGCCGCCCATCTCACCCGAGGACGACATGCCGGCCGAGGACGATCCGGATCTCGACGACACCGCCCTGAGCGGCCATGACCTCATCGTGCGCGAGCTGGGCGCCACGGTCGTCGAAGAGATCGTGAACGAGTAGAGCGGGCAGAGCGAGCAGAGCGGGCAGAGCGAGCAGAGGGAGTACAGCGAGGAGGAGGTCTGACGGGGCGCCCCGCCCACTGTCGCGCGCCCCCTGTCACCACCCCGCCGCGGGCCCACCGCGCCCCTCCCCCGACCCCCGCCGCCCCGTACTGGACGTACTCCCCGTCTCCTCCGTACGGCGTAGAGCGAGGTGCCCTCCGAGCA
This window contains:
- a CDS encoding DNA polymerase III subunit gamma and tau, giving the protein MSSLALYRRYRPETFAEVIGQEHVTGPLQQALRNNRVNHAYLFSGPRGCGKTTSARILARCLNCEKGPTPEPCGECQSCQDLARNGPGSIDVIEIDAASHGGVDDARELREKAFFGPASSRYKIYIIDEAHMVTSAGFNALLKVVEEPPEHLKFIFATTEPEKVIGTIRSRTHHYPFRLVPPGTLREYLGEVCGREAIPVEDGVLPLVVRAGAGSVRDSMSVMDQLLAGAADDGVTYAMATSLLGYTDGSLLDAIVDAFAATDGAAAFEVVNRVIEGGNDPRRFVADLLERLRDLVILAAVPDAAEKGLIDAPVDVVERMQAQASVFGGAELSRAADLVNEGLTEMRGATSPRLQLELICARVLLPAAFDDERSVQSRLERLERGALAGGLGGGAAGGATGAASPAMGYVPGPDAHAPAGPSGPAGPAGPAAARAAMGGRGPASDAPGGPAQGVPASAGPASGSGSGSGPVEPSGPAGGGSRPGAWPSGAQQPPAAATPAAPEGGGGAARPGAWPTASAPGSGGGRPDADASGAGRQPGAWPTAAAAGGAPPAQPTTPAPAAPAQQPQGAAPAQNAPNAPTMAQGAVQVRQMWPDILEAVKNRRRFTWILLSQNATVSGFDGTTLQIGFSNAGARDSFVSGGSEDVLRQALSDSIGVQWRIEAIVDPSGGGAGGPGGASGPGGSGGFGGGGSGGSGGPGGGYGGGFTSGGGGGGGFGGGQPAAPQQSAPRPAPAPAPAPAAPGPAPRPAAGGPPAETSAYREPEPPPISPEDDMPAEDDPDLDDTALSGHDLIVRELGATVVEEIVNE